A genomic window from Candidatus Zixiibacteriota bacterium includes:
- a CDS encoding cupin domain-containing protein, translating into MFYKKDSSNYKEPLDGVNLKTLSYGENMSLVEFHLKKGCAVPLHSHPHEQIGYLVSGKLRFECEGEEFLAEPGDSWQFPSNVEHMAEVLEDSVAVDIFMPVREEYMS; encoded by the coding sequence ATGTTTTATAAAAAAGATTCATCAAATTATAAAGAGCCGCTGGATGGAGTAAATCTGAAGACTTTATCCTACGGCGAAAATATGTCGCTGGTCGAATTTCATCTCAAAAAAGGTTGTGCGGTGCCGCTCCATTCGCATCCGCATGAACAGATCGGGTATCTGGTTTCGGGAAAGCTGAGATTCGAATGCGAAGGGGAAGAATTTCTGGCCGAGCCCGGCGATAGCTGGCAATTTCCATCAAATGTCGAGCATATGGCCGAAGTATTGGAAGATTCAGTGGCGGTTGATATTTTCATGCCGGTGCGTGAAGAATATATGTCATAA
- a CDS encoding M56 family metallopeptidase yields MISNLLLTLEAIVRPFSWAIIHSLWQGGVIMVLLFVALNIVRDNVRLRYALSCSAMAGLMACFVTTALILMFSGNQESIAQLNAQPKSNNATVVQPASDQQAQTPLTSQAFPQTISTPPMSTGIFLLWYVGMMILSFYHLAGWFRAHNYTRREISKASPQWETRWTELGNKIGLRRPLQILISSKINMPCVIGAVKPVVLLPLSAFSGLSVQQIELLLTHELIHIRRYDVLINYLQKMFETILFFNPAAWLISRQIRIERELCCDEEVISLSGDNIAYARALTELAGLRCNAPQLAVAAGGRTLIGRINRMLKIETTNRNLSGFGLTTIILMAVIFTAGLGLLGGTAPNAYAQPDKSIAQSFEPDDEDLRGYWEIDKRRGKYQLQIDFDRGGRNVNTFTESQLERILTPTDWGYMIERDAGTFYMVRDDNSGDDIEGEGEMYFKVNPEYIEELKNHGVRLRKSRDELAFMIHNIRLDFVRGLADLGYDNLSKDELLSMHIHDVSPDYISDLEKLGYKYLDTEQLVSMQIHDVTPDYINDLEKSGIHDLDAEQLVSMQIHDVTPDYISDLRESGISDLDAERLVSMQIHNVTTDYISDLEKLGYKNLDTDQLVSMQIHNVEPDFISEFNELGYEDIDADQLVSMRIHDVDPDLVRELKSQGIKRVSLETLVSMQIHNVTPRYLEQLAELGYTNIKPSQLVSMKIHNVTPRFIEQLEELGIIDVDVEDLIAMRIHNVTPRYIKRLRQDGIKVTDPEKLVALKIYGI; encoded by the coding sequence ATGATAAGTAATTTACTTCTCACATTGGAAGCTATTGTCCGACCCTTTTCGTGGGCAATAATCCATTCGCTCTGGCAGGGCGGTGTCATTATGGTTTTATTATTTGTCGCCCTGAATATCGTCCGCGATAATGTACGACTTCGTTACGCGCTTTCTTGCTCGGCGATGGCCGGATTAATGGCTTGTTTTGTAACGACAGCCCTGATCCTGATGTTTTCGGGAAATCAGGAATCTATAGCTCAACTCAACGCTCAGCCAAAGTCGAATAACGCAACCGTTGTGCAACCCGCCTCAGACCAACAGGCGCAAACACCCTTAACATCGCAAGCTTTTCCTCAAACAATATCAACTCCGCCGATGTCAACCGGGATATTTCTGCTCTGGTACGTTGGCATGATGATTCTTTCGTTTTATCATCTGGCCGGATGGTTTCGGGCGCACAATTACACCCGTCGAGAGATTTCAAAAGCCAGCCCTCAATGGGAAACGCGATGGACAGAATTAGGCAACAAAATTGGATTAAGGCGTCCCCTGCAAATTCTCATATCATCCAAAATAAATATGCCCTGTGTCATCGGAGCCGTTAAACCGGTTGTACTCTTGCCCTTGTCGGCATTTTCCGGGTTGTCGGTGCAACAGATCGAACTACTGCTGACGCATGAGTTAATCCATATCCGTCGGTACGATGTGTTAATCAATTATCTCCAAAAAATGTTTGAAACTATTCTCTTTTTCAATCCCGCCGCCTGGTTGATCTCAAGACAAATCAGAATCGAACGGGAGCTATGTTGCGATGAAGAAGTAATCTCGCTAAGCGGCGATAACATCGCTTACGCCCGGGCGTTGACTGAGCTAGCGGGATTGCGCTGCAATGCACCCCAATTGGCCGTGGCGGCCGGGGGCAGAACACTTATAGGGAGGATAAATAGAATGCTTAAGATAGAAACCACAAATCGCAATTTGTCCGGTTTTGGTCTCACTACCATAATATTAATGGCAGTCATATTCACCGCCGGTCTGGGTTTGCTGGGCGGAACCGCCCCGAACGCCTACGCCCAACCGGATAAATCAATTGCCCAATCATTCGAACCGGATGACGAAGATCTCCGGGGATACTGGGAAATCGATAAACGCCGCGGAAAATATCAATTACAAATAGATTTTGATCGCGGTGGTAGAAATGTAAATACCTTCACCGAATCACAATTGGAACGCATTCTAACTCCCACCGATTGGGGCTATATGATTGAGCGCGACGCCGGCACCTTCTACATGGTTCGCGATGATAATTCCGGCGATGATATTGAAGGCGAGGGTGAAATGTACTTTAAGGTAAACCCGGAGTACATTGAGGAATTGAAAAATCATGGTGTCAGGCTCCGCAAATCAAGGGATGAATTGGCATTTATGATACACAATATACGACTTGATTTTGTCCGCGGCCTGGCTGATTTAGGCTATGACAACCTATCCAAAGATGAGCTATTATCAATGCACATACACGACGTTTCTCCGGATTACATTAGCGATTTAGAAAAGCTGGGATACAAATACCTGGATACCGAACAATTAGTATCTATGCAAATCCACGATGTCACTCCCGATTACATCAACGATCTGGAAAAGTCAGGCATTCATGATCTGGACGCCGAACAATTAGTATCTATGCAAATCCACGATGTCACTCCCGATTACATCAGCGATCTGAGAGAATCGGGCATAAGTGATCTGGATGCCGAGCGATTAGTCTCTATGCAGATACATAACGTCACTACCGATTACATCAGCGATCTGGAAAAGCTGGGATACAAAAACCTGGATACCGATCAATTAGTATCCATGCAGATTCACAACGTGGAACCGGATTTTATTAGCGAGTTTAATGAACTGGGCTACGAGGATATCGACGCTGATCAACTCGTATCAATGCGAATCCACGATGTCGATCCCGATCTCGTTCGCGAATTGAAAAGTCAGGGTATCAAGCGAGTCAGTCTTGAGACATTGGTGTCTATGCAGATTCACAACGTCACCCCGCGCTATCTCGAACAACTGGCCGAACTCGGATATACCAATATCAAGCCATCACAATTGGTATCGATGAAAATTCATAATGTAACGCCGAGATTTATCGAACAACTCGAGGAACTCGGAATCATAGATGTTGATGTCGAAGATTTAATTGCCATGCGCATTCATAACGTGACGCCGCGATACATTAAGCGCCTGCGCCAGGACGGCATCAAGGTAACCGACCCGGAAAAGCTCGTCGCTTTGAAAATATATGGAATATAA
- a CDS encoding GIY-YIG nuclease family protein → MKEYYIYIMASERNGTLYIGVTNDLVRRAYEHKNKLIEGFTKKYGIHKLVYFEQTSDVESAIAREKQMKKWNRKWKLRLIEESNPGWKDLYNKLV, encoded by the coding sequence ATGAAAGAGTACTACATCTATATCATGGCGAGCGAACGAAACGGAACACTTTATATCGGAGTCACCAATGATTTAGTTCGTCGGGCATACGAACACAAGAACAAACTCATTGAAGGGTTTACCAAAAAGTATGGTATACACAAGTTAGTCTATTTTGAGCAAACTTCCGATGTTGAATCTGCTATAGCACGAGAAAAACAAATGAAAAAGTGGAATCGTAAATGGAAACTGAGATTAATCGAAGAATCTAATCCAGGCTGGAAAGATTTGTACAATAAACTGGTCTAA
- a CDS encoding isoprenylcysteine carboxylmethyltransferase family protein, with protein MLQYKIIIFIVVSAGILWLSRNSLRNFRSHGFYRFFAWEAILIIIILNFRHWFENPLSINQLISWFLLIACTVLVIVGTRLLITIGKPNSNRDDPTLYGIEKTTKLVTVGAYRYIRHPIYSSLLFLTWGAFFKHISIITICLALIATLFLFITAKFEESENIKFFGDDYREYMKRTKMFVPYLF; from the coding sequence ATGCTTCAATATAAAATCATAATCTTCATAGTCGTGTCGGCGGGGATATTGTGGTTATCGCGGAATTCTTTGCGAAATTTCCGTTCGCACGGATTCTATCGTTTCTTTGCGTGGGAAGCTATACTGATAATCATAATCCTGAACTTTAGACACTGGTTTGAAAATCCATTGAGTATAAATCAACTGATTTCCTGGTTTTTATTAATTGCTTGTACGGTTTTGGTTATTGTCGGAACACGATTATTAATAACCATTGGAAAACCAAATAGTAACCGCGACGATCCGACACTTTATGGCATTGAAAAAACTACAAAATTGGTGACTGTCGGGGCATATCGATACATCCGTCATCCGATTTACAGCTCGCTCTTGTTCTTGACATGGGGAGCATTTTTCAAACATATATCAATCATAACAATTTGTCTTGCCTTAATCGCAACACTCTTTCTATTTATAACAGCAAAGTTTGAAGAGTCGGAGAATATCAAATTCTTTGGCGATGACTACAGGGAATATATGAAGCGAACAAAAATGTTTGTACCATATTTATTCTGA
- a CDS encoding ABC transporter permease, with the protein MFIDYFKSAFRNLTKHKGQTFISIAGLAAGFICCIMIFIWVEGELSYEKIHKNADHIYRAKTEHGRLWVAAVAPYLKETYPEITNSTRVHHRWWQLTYDNKSLNGRIHCVDPSFLDIFSYEFVKGNPANALASGESIIITETLANSIFGDKDPIGKIIQIEKREPLTVSGVIKDVPFNSHIQFDGLVNVNFLNVIFSWFPQMDSWTDGDMYTYIQVNPDIDVSALRAKVQKFADERSFERQIIFQPITDIHLYGDRGGAPLITYVYISIAAAILILLSACINYINLSTARASDRAKEVGIRKVVGASKANLILQFMGETVLVALSSAIIAMGIVKLLSPQFGELIGREILFNPFGNPVIILGILGIILATGIIAGIYPSLILSSFRPIKVLRSTFNDKSQKSIFRRVLLIGQFAVSIFLLVAVAVIYSQLDYIKNKDLGYDHSTILYVYLQSDFFRHVGPIMNDFDNNPDIADYTFTNTTLDSPETSTNNVKWEGQQEGEKIIFRVQAAGYGFADVFGIEMEEGRFFSRDFSTDLEQGYIVNEAAVTAMKMESPIGKRFSCQDREGRIIGVVKNYHFRSLHYEIQPLVLAMRPDWSDILAIRVESGNILRTADNIQGIIKKHIPDYPIEVRFSDQAIGRHYQTEKRIGKIFAIASGLAIFMSILGLIGLVSYAVRRRIKEIGVRKILGANVIGIVQLILKEFVYAVGLACIISWPLAYIACKRWLESYAFTINVSWAYFVIPGIITMLIAILTAGFYAFKAANTNPVETLKYE; encoded by the coding sequence TGATTTTTATTTGGGTTGAAGGGGAATTAAGTTACGAGAAAATTCACAAAAACGCCGACCATATTTATCGAGCGAAGACCGAACACGGGAGATTATGGGTAGCGGCGGTTGCACCATATTTGAAAGAAACTTATCCTGAAATTACCAACTCAACCCGCGTACATCACCGCTGGTGGCAACTTACGTATGATAATAAATCACTTAATGGACGTATTCATTGTGTCGATCCATCATTTCTGGATATTTTCTCCTATGAATTTGTAAAAGGCAATCCCGCGAACGCTTTGGCCTCAGGCGAATCGATAATAATTACGGAAACCTTGGCCAATAGTATCTTCGGCGATAAAGACCCGATAGGGAAAATTATACAAATTGAAAAAAGAGAACCGCTAACTGTTAGCGGCGTTATTAAAGATGTACCCTTTAACTCGCATATACAGTTTGATGGATTAGTCAATGTAAACTTCCTAAATGTTATTTTTTCCTGGTTTCCCCAGATGGACAGTTGGACCGATGGCGATATGTACACATACATTCAGGTTAATCCCGACATTGACGTTAGTGCTTTGCGTGCTAAAGTACAGAAATTCGCCGATGAACGCTCTTTTGAAAGGCAAATAATATTTCAACCAATTACCGATATTCATCTATATGGCGACCGGGGCGGGGCTCCTTTGATAACATATGTTTATATATCAATCGCCGCCGCTATTCTGATATTACTTTCAGCCTGCATCAATTATATCAATCTATCTACGGCCAGAGCCAGTGACCGCGCTAAAGAAGTTGGCATAAGAAAAGTCGTTGGCGCCAGCAAGGCAAACCTGATATTGCAATTTATGGGTGAAACCGTCCTTGTGGCTTTATCCTCAGCAATAATAGCAATGGGCATAGTAAAACTTTTGAGTCCGCAATTTGGCGAATTGATTGGCAGAGAAATTTTATTTAATCCATTTGGCAATCCGGTAATCATATTGGGAATACTTGGAATTATTCTGGCCACAGGTATTATCGCGGGGATATACCCCTCTCTAATTCTCTCATCTTTTCGACCGATCAAAGTCCTTCGCTCGACATTCAATGACAAGTCACAAAAATCAATATTCCGACGCGTCCTTTTAATAGGCCAATTCGCCGTGTCTATCTTTCTGCTGGTGGCTGTTGCTGTCATTTATAGCCAGCTGGATTATATAAAAAATAAAGACCTCGGATACGATCACAGCACAATTTTGTATGTTTACCTGCAAAGTGACTTTTTTCGGCATGTTGGCCCGATTATGAATGATTTTGATAATAATCCCGATATTGCCGATTATACCTTTACCAATACCACGCTTGATAGTCCGGAAACTTCAACAAATAACGTGAAATGGGAGGGACAGCAAGAAGGTGAAAAAATCATTTTTCGAGTTCAGGCGGCAGGTTATGGCTTCGCGGATGTTTTTGGCATTGAAATGGAAGAGGGTCGGTTTTTTTCAAGAGATTTTTCCACCGATCTTGAACAAGGTTACATTGTCAACGAGGCCGCGGTCACGGCCATGAAGATGGAGTCACCAATCGGAAAACGTTTCTCATGCCAGGACCGGGAAGGCAGGATTATCGGCGTTGTCAAGAATTATCATTTTCGATCATTGCACTATGAAATCCAGCCTTTAGTCCTGGCTATGAGGCCCGACTGGTCGGATATTCTGGCTATCAGGGTCGAATCCGGCAATATTCTACGAACCGCAGATAATATCCAGGGCATAATTAAAAAGCACATTCCGGACTACCCGATAGAAGTTCGTTTTTCCGATCAAGCCATTGGGAGACACTATCAAACAGAAAAACGGATTGGCAAGATATTTGCAATCGCATCCGGTTTGGCCATTTTTATGTCGATTCTTGGTCTTATCGGCCTCGTGTCTTATGCTGTCCGCAGACGAATCAAGGAAATTGGAGTTCGTAAAATTCTCGGGGCTAACGTGATCGGTATTGTACAGCTCATATTAAAGGAGTTTGTCTATGCGGTTGGTCTGGCTTGTATCATTTCATGGCCGTTGGCTTACATTGCCTGTAAACGCTGGCTTGAAAGCTACGCCTTTACTATAAATGTTTCCTGGGCGTATTTTGTGATTCCGGGAATTATAACTATGCTTATCGCGATTCTTACCGCCGGTTTTTATGCGTTTAAAGCCGCAAACACAAACCCGGTAGAAACGTTAAAATACGAATAG
- a CDS encoding DUF58 domain-containing protein, producing the protein MQTDYRKYLSPDTVSKLKGMELKARMVVEGFIAGMHKSPYHGFSVEFAEHRQYMPGDSIRDIDWKVYAKSDRYYIKQYEEETNLKGYLLLDCSASMGYSSDKKLVNKFDYALTLAASLSYLMLKQRDAVGMVTFADKIDKYIPPRSVTGHLHVLLNQFSNLKTESTTDLALPLHEMAERIRRRGLVIIISDLFDDPEKIVSGIKHFRHRNHEVIVFHLLDPRERDFAFAGEAIFQDMETGEKITTLPWQIKKDYQAQFEKMTDYIQSECRQARADYHLLDTSTPFDKALYAFLSKRERLF; encoded by the coding sequence ATGCAAACTGACTACAGAAAATATTTGTCGCCGGATACGGTGTCGAAGCTCAAGGGGATGGAACTCAAGGCACGGATGGTCGTCGAAGGATTTATCGCCGGGATGCACAAATCGCCGTATCATGGATTCTCAGTCGAGTTCGCCGAACATCGGCAATATATGCCGGGCGATTCGATCCGCGATATCGACTGGAAAGTGTACGCCAAATCCGACCGGTACTATATCAAGCAGTACGAGGAAGAAACTAACCTCAAGGGATATCTCCTGCTGGACTGCTCGGCCTCGATGGGCTACTCATCGGATAAAAAACTGGTCAACAAATTCGATTACGCCCTGACGCTGGCAGCATCGCTATCGTATCTGATGCTCAAACAGCGCGACGCAGTCGGGATGGTGACGTTCGCCGATAAAATCGACAAATATATTCCGCCCCGGTCGGTGACAGGACATCTGCATGTACTTCTCAACCAGTTTTCCAATTTGAAAACCGAATCAACGACTGATCTGGCGCTGCCTCTGCACGAGATGGCCGAGAGGATTCGTCGCCGGGGGCTGGTGATTATTATATCGGATTTATTCGACGACCCTGAAAAGATCGTATCGGGCATAAAACATTTTCGGCATCGCAATCATGAAGTTATCGTTTTTCACCTCCTCGATCCCCGCGAGCGCGATTTTGCTTTTGCCGGAGAGGCGATTTTTCAGGATATGGAAACCGGCGAAAAAATCACGACACTGCCGTGGCAGATAAAAAAGGATTACCAGGCGCAATTTGAAAAGATGACCGATTATATCCAGTCCGAATGCCGCCAGGCCCGCGCCGATTATCATTTATTGGATACATCGACTCCGTTTGATAAAGCGTTGTACGCGTTCTTGTCGAAGCGGGAGAGATTGTTTTAG